One segment of Stomatobaculum sp. F0698 DNA contains the following:
- a CDS encoding substrate-binding domain-containing protein: MKAKRIISIATAAMLTVSLMGCGNSSSAGSSSDTQAASDQSQTTGSVSGGSVANKDKPIAWFNKQPSNSTTGELDMQALHFNDKTYYVGFDANQGAELQGEMALDYIKKHAKDIDRNGDGIIGYVLAIGDIGHNDSLARTRGVRKAFGTGIEKDGLINPDPIGTNTDGSSHIVKDGTIEVDGKTYVIRELASQEMKNSAGATWDAATAGNAIITWSASFGDSIDMVASNNDGMGMSMFNAWSKEKGVPTFGYDANADAVAAIADGYVGTISQHADVQAYLTLRVLRNSLDGVDISSGISKPDEAGNVLSDEVYRYDEDTRCFYALNVAITQENYKEHMDSTKVYEPVSKQLDVTKHATKKVWLCIYNAADNFLGSTYQPLLKQYDDILNLDVEYIGGDGQTESNITNRLGNPNQYDAFAIDMVKTDNAASYTALLSE, from the coding sequence ATGAAGGCAAAGAGAATCATCAGTATTGCGACGGCAGCTATGCTTACGGTTAGTTTAATGGGGTGCGGAAACTCATCTTCCGCAGGATCCTCGTCGGATACGCAGGCGGCATCCGACCAGAGTCAGACCACAGGCAGCGTCTCCGGCGGAAGTGTCGCGAATAAGGATAAACCGATTGCGTGGTTTAACAAACAGCCTTCCAACAGTACGACCGGAGAGTTGGATATGCAGGCGTTACACTTTAACGACAAGACCTACTATGTCGGTTTTGATGCCAATCAAGGTGCGGAGCTACAGGGCGAGATGGCATTAGACTATATCAAAAAACACGCTAAGGATATAGACCGGAACGGAGACGGCATTATCGGATATGTACTTGCCATCGGAGATATCGGACACAATGACTCGCTGGCTCGTACCAGAGGCGTTCGGAAAGCTTTCGGTACCGGAATAGAAAAAGATGGACTCATTAACCCGGACCCGATCGGAACCAACACGGACGGAAGCTCACATATCGTAAAAGACGGTACCATTGAAGTAGACGGTAAAACCTACGTAATCCGAGAGCTGGCTTCGCAGGAAATGAAGAACTCGGCGGGAGCAACATGGGATGCCGCTACCGCGGGAAATGCAATCATCACGTGGAGTGCTTCCTTCGGAGATTCGATTGATATGGTTGCTTCGAACAACGACGGCATGGGAATGTCGATGTTCAATGCGTGGAGCAAGGAGAAGGGAGTTCCGACTTTCGGTTACGACGCCAATGCAGATGCGGTTGCGGCAATTGCGGATGGTTATGTTGGGACAATCAGTCAGCACGCAGATGTACAGGCATATTTGACACTAAGAGTTCTGCGTAACTCTCTGGACGGCGTAGATATAAGCTCCGGAATCAGCAAGCCTGACGAGGCGGGGAATGTTCTCTCCGACGAAGTTTATCGCTACGATGAAGATACCCGCTGCTTTTATGCACTCAACGTGGCAATTACACAGGAAAACTACAAGGAGCATATGGATTCGACCAAAGTATATGAGCCGGTCAGCAAGCAGTTGGATGTGACAAAGCACGCCACCAAGAAGGTTTGGTTATGTATTTATAATGCTGCGGATAACTTCCTGGGTTCCACCTACCAGCCGTTGTTGAAGCAGTACGATGACATTCTGAACCTTGATGTAGAATATATCGGTGGTGACGGTCAGACTGAGTCGAATATCACGAACCGCTTGGGCAATCCGAATCAGTATGATGCTTTTGCAATCGACATGGTGAAAACTGACAACGCAGCGTCTTATACCGCATTGCTGAGCGAGTAA